The following proteins are co-located in the Malus sylvestris chromosome 13, drMalSylv7.2, whole genome shotgun sequence genome:
- the LOC126596870 gene encoding sphingosine-1-phosphate lyase: protein MDSASVKTFLLDVRASANSLLSQYEPLVLVSAPLFALLVASTLQSAIHGLQEKGLKATLLGFFMSFIKLVPGVKSYIDAEKQKVVDKLQSGGKSGRESWRTELPSSGLGVGVIEKMKDEKSKDVAWQGKCSGAVYIGGSEVEGHFSVINEACSMFAHTNPLHMDVFKSVVRFESEVVAMTAALLGSKKKSSGGQICGNMTSGGTESILLAVKSSRDYMKTRKGIKKPEMIIPESAHSAYDKAAQYFNIKLWRVPVNKEFQADVKAIRRHINKNTVLIVGSAPGFPHGIVDPIEELGQLASSFDICLHVDLCLGGFVLPFANKLGYPIPPFDFSVKGVTSISADVHKYGLAPKGTSTVLYRNHDIRKHQFVAVTEWSGGLYVSPTIAGSRPGGLIAGAWAAMMSLGEEGYLENTKNIMEASKRLQKGIEEIPELFIIGKPDMTVVAWGSNVVDIFEVNDIMSSKGWHLNALQRPNSIHICVTLQHVPVIDDFLRDLRGSVKTVKENPGPISGGLAPIYGAAGRMPDRGMVQELLVNYMDGTC from the exons ATGGATTCTGCTTCTGTGAAAACGTTCCTGCTCGATGTTAGAGCTTCTGCGAATTCGTTGTTGTCGCAGTACGAGCCTCTGGTTCTGGTTTCTGCTCCTCTCTTTGCTCTCCTGGTCGCTTCCACGCTTCAATCGGCTATCCATGGCCTGCAGGAGAAGGGACTCAAAGCCACACTCCTAGGGTTCTTCATGAGCTTCATCAA GTTGGTTCCTGGCGTCAAGAGTTACATCGACGCTGAGAAGCAAAAG GTTGTGGATAAGTTACAGTCTGGTGGTAAATCTGGAAGAGAAAGTTGGAGAACTGAATTGCCTAGCTCGGGGTTGGGAGTGGGAGTCATAGAGAAAATGAAAGATGAGAAAAGTAAAGATGTGGCTTGGCAAGGAAAATGCTCGGGTGCAGT CTACATTGGGGGAAGCGAGGTTGAAGGACATTTTTCTGTAATTAATGAGGCATGCTCAAT GTTTGCACATACCAATCCATTGCATATGGATGTCTTCAAAAGTGTGGTACGGTTTGAATCGGAAGTTGTTGCAATGACTGCTGCACTGCTTGGAAGTAAAAAGAAGTCTTCTGGAGGACAAATATGTGGAAACATGACATCCGGAGGAACTGAAAGTATATTATTAGCTGTGAAATCATCACGAGATTATATGAAAACCAGGAAGGGGATTAAGAAACCTGAAAT GATAATACCTGAATCTGCTCACTCTGCATATGACAAGGCTGCACAATATTTTAACATCAAGCTCTGGCGTGTCCCTGTAAATAAAGAATTTCAAGCAGATGTCAAAGCAATTAGAAGACACATTAATAAGAACACCGTTTTG ATTGTGGGATCTGCACCTGGTTTTCCTCATGGCATTGTTGATCCTATTGAg GAGCTTGGTCAATTGGCTTCTAGCTTTGACATCTGTCTGCATGTTGATCTTTGTCTTGGCGGCTTCGTATTACCTTTTGCTAATAAGCTCGG GTATCCAATTCCACCCTTTGATTTTTCAGTGAAAGGAGTGACTTCAATATCAGCAGAtgtacataaatatgggctGGCTCCTAAAGGAACTAGCACAGTTCTGTACAGAAACCATGACATCAGAAAG CATCAATTTGTTGCTG TTACCGAGTGGTCCGGAGGGCTATACGTGTCTCCAACCATAGCCGGAAGCAGGCCTGGTGGCTTGATTGCTGGGGCTTGGGCAGCTATGATGTCTTTAGGGGAGGAAG GGTACTTGGAAAACACAAAAAACATCATGGAAGCATCAAAAAGACTTCAGAAAGG AATAGAGGAAATTCCGGAGCTGTTTATCATTGGAAAGCCAGACATGACAGTTGTAGCATGGGGATCTAATGTTGTTGACATATTTGAAGTCAATGATATCATGTCATCTAAAGGCTGGCATTTGAATGCATTGCAAAGACCCAACAG TATTCATATCTGCGTGACGCTTCAACATGTACCCGTCATTGATGACTTTCTCAGGGATCTAAGGGGATCCGTGAAAACT gTCAAAGAAAATCCAGGACCGATAAGCGGAGGGCTAGCTCCCATTTATGGTGCTGCAGGGAGGATGCCGGACAGAGGTATGGTTCAGGAGTTGCTGGTAAATTACATGGACGGTACATGCTAG